A genomic region of Cannabis sativa cultivar Pink pepper isolate KNU-18-1 chromosome 1, ASM2916894v1, whole genome shotgun sequence contains the following coding sequences:
- the LOC115707526 gene encoding NADP-dependent malic enzyme, which produces MMSLSRTSFLNNLGVSELYNPVSSKQKRYAASLKVVASTSRTGDRNGTVVMESVVKETREALTAVEEEPKSAVGGGVQDVYGEDSATEDQFVTPWNVSVASGYTLLRDPHHNKGLAFNDKERDAHYLRGLLPPAVVSQDLQVKKMMHNIRQYQLPLHKYMAMMDLQERNQKLFYKLLIANVEELLPVVYTPTVGEACQKYGSIYMRPQGLYISLNEKGRILEVLRNWPEKNIQVIVVTDGERILGLGDLGCQGMGIPVGKLALYTALGGVRPSACLPITIDVGTNNEELLNDEFYIGLRQKRATGQEYAELMHEFMTAVKQLYGEKILIQFEDFANHNAFDLLSKYGTTHLVFNDDIQGTASVVLAGLIASQKVVKGALSDHRYLFLGAGEAGTGIAELIALEIAKQTNTPVEEARKKIWLVDSKGLIVSSRRESLQHFKKPWAHEHEPVKTLVDAINDIKPTVLIGTSGVGKQFTKEVVEAMATINEKPIIFSLSNPTSQSECTAEEAYNWSQGRAIFASGSPFPPVEYEGKVFVPGQANNAYIFPGFGLGLLMSGTIRVHDEMLLAASEALAAQVSQENFDKGMLYPPFANIRKISAEIAAKVAAKAYELGLATRLPQPKDLVKYAESCMYCPSYRNYR; this is translated from the exons ATGATGTCTCTCAGCAGAACCAGTTTTTTG AACAACTTAGGGGTTTCGGAGCTGTACAACCCGGTTTCCTCAAAGCAGAAAAGATATGCAGCTTCTCTGAAAGTGGTTGCCTCGACCAGCCGAACGGGTGATCGAAACGGCACCGTTGTGATGGAAAGCGTAGTGAAGGAAACGAGGGAAGCCTTGACTGCAGTTGAGGAGGAGCCTAAATCAGCCGTCGGCGGTGGGGTCCAAGACGTGTACGGTGAAGATTCCGCCACCGAGGATCAATTTGTCACTCCATGGAACGTCTCCGTTGCTAG TGGATATACTTTGCTGCGGGATCCACATCACAACAAAGGGCTTGCCTTCAATGATAAAGAGAGAGATGCTCACTACTTACGTGGTCTTCTCCCTCCAGCAGTTGTTTCACAGGATCTtcag GTGAAGAAAATGATGCACAACATTCGTCAATATCAGTTGCCACTCCACAAGTACATGGCCATGATGGATCTTCAG GAGAGGAATCAAAAGTTGTTTTACAAACTCTTAATTGCAAACGTTGAGGAGTTGCTCCCAGTTGTATATACGCCAACTGTTGGTGAAGCTTGTCAGAAATACGGAAGCATTTATATGCGTCCTCAGGGTCTTTACATTAGTTTGAACGAAAA GGGAAGGATTCTTGAGGTATTGAGAAACTGGCCTGAGAAGAATATTCAAGTTATTGTTGTCACAGATGGAGAGCGGATTCTGGGGTTAGGGGATCTAGGCTGTCAG GGAATGGGGATACCTGTTGGGAAACTTGCCTTGTATACAGCGCTTGGAGGAGTACGACCTTCAGCT TGCTTGCCGATAACCATTGATGTTGGTACAAACAATGAGGAGCTGTTGAATGATGAGTTCTACATAGGCCTCAGGCAAAAGAGAGCAACTGGACAG GAATATGCTGAGCTTATGCATGAGTTCATGACTGCTGTCAAGCAGCTCTATGGGGAGAAAATTCTCATCCAG TTTGAAGATTTTGCGAATCACAATGCTTTTGATCTTCTCTCAAAATATGGAACAACTCACCTTGTGTTTAATGATGATATTCAG GGAACAGCATCAGTGGTTCTTGCAGGGCTAATTGCATCTCAGAAAGTAGTTAAGGGAGCTTTATCTGACCACAGATATTTGTTCCTTGGTGCTGGAGAG GCAGGCACTGGCATAGCCGAACTGATAGCCCTTGAGATAGCAAAACAG ACAAATACCCCAGTGGAAGAGGCCCGCAAGAAAATTTGGCTTGTGGACTCAAAG GGATTGATTGTCAGTTCCCGCAGAGAATCACTTCAACATTTCAAGAAGCCATGGGCTCATGAACATGAACCTGTTAAAACACTTGTAGATGCCATAAAC gACATCAAACCAACAGTGTTGATTGGAACATCTGGAGTTGGTAAACAATTCACAAAGGAAGTGGTTGAGGCTATGGCCACCATCAATGAG AAACCAATTATTTTCTCTCTATCCAACCCGACCTCACAATCTGAATGTACAGCTGAGGAAGCCTATAACTGGAGTCAG GGTCGTGCCATCTTTGCTAGTGGAAGCCCGTTCCCACCTGTTGAATATGAGGGAAAGGTTTTCGTGCCTGGTCAGGCTAACAATGCATACATCTTTCCTGGATTTGGCTTGGGTTTATTAATGTCGGGCACCATTCGCGTGCACGATGAAATGCTTCTGGCAGCTT CGGAGGCTTTGGCTGCACAGGTCTCACAAGAAAACTTTGACAAGGGAATGCTATACCCTCCATTCGCTAACATCAGAAAGATTTCAGCTGAAATTGCTGCCAAAGTGGCTGCAAAAGCATATGAATTGG GTTTGGCCACTCGTCTTCCCCAGCCTAAAGATCTGGTCAAGTACGCCGAGAGCTGTATGTATTGCCCTTCATATAGAAATTACCGGTGA